In a genomic window of Ardenticatenales bacterium:
- a CDS encoding DUF4258 domain-containing protein, producing MSATWDSIKRLTAAGQVRISAHGYDELAADDILVREVIAGIAAAIVVEDYPRYHKGPSVLVCQWDNEGRPVHVVWGIPKGASSPAVLVTAYRPDPQRWSSDYTRRKP from the coding sequence ATGAGCGCAACATGGGACAGCATCAAACGCCTCACCGCTGCCGGCCAGGTGCGGATATCGGCTCATGGCTACGACGAGTTGGCGGCAGACGATATTCTGGTCCGTGAGGTGATTGCCGGCATCGCCGCGGCTATCGTCGTAGAAGATTATCCAAGATATCATAAAGGGCCTTCTGTGCTGGTATGTCAATGGGACAATGAGGGAAGACCCGTGCATGTCGTTTGGGGAATCCCGAAAGGCGCTTCCTCGCCAGCCGTTCTTGTCACCGCGTACCGCCCTGACCCCCAACGTTGGTCCAGCGATTACACCAGGAGAAAACCATGA
- a CDS encoding HIT family protein has product MRNKTKSFDMAAYVARITAGPCFICEIAASNPDYPHHIIHADEQAIVFLNAYPPLYGYVLVAPRQHREQVTGDFTLAEYLQLQAVIYRVTEAVRRVVPAERVYLLSLGSQQGNSHVHWHIAPLPPGVPFHEQQLAALQVEDRILDLSTAEMSALAARIRAAFSLTA; this is encoded by the coding sequence ATGCGTAACAAGACAAAATCCTTTGACATGGCCGCCTACGTCGCCCGCATCACCGCCGGGCCCTGCTTCATCTGTGAGATAGCAGCCAGCAACCCGGACTACCCACACCACATCATCCATGCCGACGAACAGGCCATCGTCTTCCTCAATGCGTATCCCCCGCTCTACGGTTACGTTCTGGTGGCTCCACGCCAGCACCGCGAGCAGGTGACGGGGGATTTCACGCTGGCGGAATACTTGCAGTTGCAGGCGGTCATCTATCGGGTGACGGAGGCGGTGCGGCGGGTTGTGCCGGCAGAACGCGTCTACCTCCTCTCCCTGGGCAGCCAACAAGGCAACAGCCACGTCCACTGGCACATCGCCCCCTTGCCGCCCGGGGTTCCTTTCCACGAGCAGCAGTTGGCCGCCTTGCAGGTGGAAGACCGCATCCTGGACCTTTCCACAGCGGAGATGTCCGCCCTGGCCGCCCGGATTCGCGCCGCTTTCTCGTTGACGGCCTGA